A window of Malaclemys terrapin pileata isolate rMalTer1 chromosome 14, rMalTer1.hap1, whole genome shotgun sequence contains these coding sequences:
- the LOC128848990 gene encoding zinc finger protein 865-like isoform X1, producing the protein MSKQAQRSGLGRSLEHAILVCGTCLRQFSEIKPFILHKTHHVQGGSVYSCELCARAFSSHTVLLYHYQTLHQLQTWDPSTWGSTAASPASPAGPEIPDTEPADPGMDIRFILTTETVKGRAFDYGRMVLQCLHCTQKYYSKEGLVGHVHAMHPGTEGLLLPRWRCRGWRES; encoded by the exons ATGTCCAAGCAGGCTCAGCGGAGCG GCCTGGGCAGGAGCTTGGAGCATGCTATCTTGGTGTGCGGGACATGTCTGCGCCAGTTCTCAGAGATAAAGCCCTTCATTCTGCACAAGACCCACC atgtGCAGGGTGGCAGTGTCTACAGCTGTGAGCTGTGTGCGAGAGCCTTCTCCTCCCACACCGTCCTGCTCTACCACTATCAAACCCTTCACCAGCTGCAGacgtgggaccccagcacatggGGTAGCACCgctgccagcccagcctcacCTGCTGGCCCTGAGATCCCAGACACCGAGCCAGCTGATCCGGGCATGGACATTCGTTTCATCCTGACCACGGAGACTGTCAAGGGGAGAGCGTTTGATTATGGCCGGATGGTCTTACAGTGCCTGCACTGTACCCAGAAATATTACTCCAAGGAGGGGCTTGTTGGCCACGTGCATGCCATGCATCCTGGGACTGAAggcctgctgctgcccaggtggCGTTGCAGGGGTTGGCGAGAGTCCTGA